CGACCCGGCAACTAATCGAGATTATTCAATCGATTAACGCGCCCGTCATCGGCGCCGATATTGTTGAATTCAATCCTGAGCTGGATCCGACGGGAATGACCGCGGTCGTTTGCGCTAAGATCTTGAAGGAGTTGGCGGGAAAAATGCTGACTTTGGAACCAGTTCCAGGTTCATAACGTATCGTTAGTTTTGGCGAACATCGTGCAGATTACCGAACTAAACATCCCCGATTACGAACACGTTGCCTCGTGCGTTGATGGTGACTATCGCGGGTTCGTGGCGATTCACAGCACCAGGCTCGGACCGGCCGTCGGCGGCACGCGGTTTTGGAAGTACGAGAGTGATGAAGCCGCGCTCAAAGACTTGCTGCGGCTCGCGCGGGGGATGACTTATAAGAACGCTTTGGCGGGACTGCCGCTCGGGGGCGGCAAATCGATCATGCTGCGTCCCGAAGGCGTGATTGATCGGGAAAAGATCTTTCGCGCTCACGGACGCTTTGTAGACACTTTCGGCGGACGTTACATCACCGCGGAAGACGTCGGCACAAGTCCCGACGACATCGCCATTGTCCGGCAAGAGACAGCGCACGCGGCCGGCCTGCACGGTTTGTCGGGTGATCCATCGCCGTTCACGGCGCGCGGTGTGTTTCGCGCAATGCAAGCCGCAGCGACGCACCGGTGGGGTTCTGAGTCGTTGGTGGGAAAAACCGTGGCGCTGCAAGGTTGCGGGAACGTTGGCTATCACCTGGCCTCGTTGCTTCACGCTGACGATGTGCGCTTGATTGTTTCCGACGTCGATCCGGTGAAAATCGATCGTCTGGTAAAAGAGTTCGGTGCTGCAGTCGTCGCGCCTGAGGAAATTTACTCGGTCGAATCAGAAGTGTACGCGCCCTGCGCGCTCGGCGGCACCATCAACGATGAGACGCTCGCACA
The sequence above is drawn from the Pyrinomonadaceae bacterium genome and encodes:
- a CDS encoding amino acid dehydrogenase, producing the protein MANIVQITELNIPDYEHVASCVDGDYRGFVAIHSTRLGPAVGGTRFWKYESDEAALKDLLRLARGMTYKNALAGLPLGGGKSIMLRPEGVIDREKIFRAHGRFVDTFGGRYITAEDVGTSPDDIAIVRQETAHAAGLHGLSGDPSPFTARGVFRAMQAAATHRWGSESLVGKTVALQGCGNVGYHLASLLHADDVRLIVSDVDPVKIDRLVKEFGAAVVAPEEIYSVESEVYAPCALGGTINDETLAQIKAEVITGGANNQLLEDRHGDELEKRGILYAPDYAANAGGIINGCRELLGWEPAQSLAKVDEIYDTVLDIFRTAKAEGIPTYKAADRIAERRLSESN